In Actinoplanes octamycinicus, the genomic window GCTGCCGTGCATCGGCCAGAGCGCCGCGGCGACGAGATGTCCCCAGCACCGATGCCGGCGGGGACGACGGACGGACCGGATCTCTCGCGGAGTCCGGACCCGGATGGCGGCCTTCACCGCAGCGGAGCGACCACGCTCCCGCACTCAGAAGTCATAGGTGACGTGCTTGTCGGCGCACGCGAGCCATCGACGAACGACAGGTTTCCGCCGCACAGCATACCGCTCGGGCCACCGATCGAGGCGGACCGCTCACCCAGCGCCGATCTGCCAGGATGGCCGGATGGCCGAACAGCTCACGCCTTTCCTCAGGGTCGAGGACGCGAACGCCTCGACCGCCTGGTATGCCCGGCTGGGCTTCGTCAAACAGTGGGAGCACCGCTTCGAGCCGGGCCTCCCCCTGTTCGTGTGCGTGGCCCGCGGTCCGATGCAGCTCTTCCTGTCCGAGCACCACGGCGACGCCCGCCCGGGCACCCTCCTCTACCTGCACGTCAACGATCTGCAGGCAGTCGCCGCGGAATTCGGCGCCGCCGTCGAGGAAGCCCCGTGGGGTCCGGAGCTGGAGCTGACCGACCCGGACGGCAACCGCCTCCGCATCGGCGCCGCCCAGCCCTGACCAGCGATGGAGTGACCACCGCCCGCAGCACGCCGCACTCGCTGAGACCGGGGCCGCGCGGGCGGGGCGGTCGCCGATAGGCTCGCGCGGTGGCGGTGAAGTTGAGTGACAGTGCGCGAGGGCTGGTCGACGGGTGCAACCTGGCCGTGCTGGCGACCACCAATCCGGACGGGAGCCCGCAGACCTCGGTGGTGTGGGTGGCGCGGGACGGCGACGATCTGCTCATCTCGACGCAGGCGGGCCGGCGCAAGGACAAGAACCTGCGGCGCGACCCGCGGGCGAGCGTGACGGTGATCGACCGGACCGACTCGTTGCGGTACATCGAGGTGCGCGGCCGGGCGACGGTCACCGAGGATGCCGGGCGGGAGTTCGCGGCGCGGCTCGCCGAGGCGTACGAAGGACCGGGGGCGGGCGAGACCTACCGGCAACTGCCGGCCGACGTGGTGCGCGTGGTGATCCGGCTGACGCCCGAGCGGGTCCTCGGTTACTCCGCCGAGTGACCCCGGCCCGGCGGACTACCGCCGGGTGAAGGTCAGGTGGGTGACGCCGCTCGGACTGGTCACCGACTCGACCGTGAAACGATCTTCCAGGCTCTCCAGGCCGTCCCAGAGGCGCACGCCCCGGCCCAGGATGATCGGGACCACGACGACGTGCAGGTGGTCGACCAGGTCGGCGGCGAGGAACTGGCGGACCGTGGAGGGGCCGCCGCCGATGCGGACGTCCAGGCCGCCGGCCGCCTCGCGGGCCAGCGCGAGCGCCTCGGCCGGGCCCGCGTCGACGAAGTGGAAGGTGTTGCCGCCCTCCATCGCCAGGGTCGGCCGCGGGTGATGGGTCAGCACGAAGACCGGCGTGTGGAACGGCGGGTCGTCGCCCCACCAACCCGTCCACTCCTCGTCCTGCCACGGGCCGCGCTGCGGCCCGAACTTGTTGCGCCCCATGATCTCGGCGCCGATGCCGGGTCCCCACGCCGAGGCGAACGCGTTGTCGACGCCTTCGCTGCCGCCGTCCTTGCCGGTCATCGACTGGAACGTGCGGGTCGGGAAGAACCACTCCATGAGCCGCCCGCCGGCGTGCCCGAACGGCGCCTCCAGGCTCTGCCCGTCGCCGGTGGCGAAGCCGTCCAGCGAGACCGCGAGGTTGTGCACCCGTACCTTCGACATGGCCTCACTCTAAGCGGCGCTCAGAGGTGCAGCGGCCGCTCGGCGCCGGAGTGCGCGATCTTCGCCCGGTCGGCGGGTCTCAGGATCGCTGCGCGAGGCGGTGGTTGAGGCGGGTGATCGTGCGAAGGATCTCGTCGCGGTTCTTGGCCGATTTCAACCAGCGCGGCAAGCGGGCCACCATCGTCAAGCCGGGCCGCTGCGGGTTGCGCTCCCGGAGCGGCGCCCCGACGTAGCCGGCCAGCAGGGCGAGGTGCGCCTCGTTGAACGCCCAGAGCGTCCGCCCGCCGCAGCATCGCGCCCGCAGCCACAACGGCAGGCGGAAGTACGGATCGACCGGCCCGCCCCAGTAGGAAATTCCGCCCTTTGGTTGCCACCGCGCGACGTGGGCACAACCGGTGCAGACGAACCGGCGCGGCCAGTGCATGGCGTAGGCGCCCTCGTCGGGTTCGGCGCTGACCACGGCGCGGCACCCGCAGTGCGGGCACACCACGTCGATGCCGTCGGTCGCCAGCGTCTCGAGCCAGACCGCCGGATCCTGGAACCTCACCGCCGGTCCGTGTCCGTTCATGCCGGCCAGCCTCCCAGAGGCCGCCCCGGCCGTCACCGGCTTTTCGACGGCTGGCCGGCCTGACGATTCGGGCCGCCCTGATCCTCATGCCGGTAGCCGTCGCGCCGACCTACTTTCTGTGAGACGGCTCCTTCCGCCCAAAGACCTGGGGCGGCGCATCCAATGGCTGTTCCTGTTCATGTCCCTGATCAACGTGGTCACCTCGCTGCCCCGGATGATCAGCGGCGGGC contains:
- a CDS encoding PPOX class F420-dependent oxidoreductase; the encoded protein is MAVKLSDSARGLVDGCNLAVLATTNPDGSPQTSVVWVARDGDDLLISTQAGRRKDKNLRRDPRASVTVIDRTDSLRYIEVRGRATVTEDAGREFAARLAEAYEGPGAGETYRQLPADVVRVVIRLTPERVLGYSAE
- a CDS encoding dihydrofolate reductase family protein; the protein is MSKVRVHNLAVSLDGFATGDGQSLEAPFGHAGGRLMEWFFPTRTFQSMTGKDGGSEGVDNAFASAWGPGIGAEIMGRNKFGPQRGPWQDEEWTGWWGDDPPFHTPVFVLTHHPRPTLAMEGGNTFHFVDAGPAEALALAREAAGGLDVRIGGGPSTVRQFLAADLVDHLHVVVVPIILGRGVRLWDGLESLEDRFTVESVTSPSGVTHLTFTRR
- a CDS encoding glyoxalase superfamily protein, producing the protein MAEQLTPFLRVEDANASTAWYARLGFVKQWEHRFEPGLPLFVCVARGPMQLFLSEHHGDARPGTLLYLHVNDLQAVAAEFGAAVEEAPWGPELELTDPDGNRLRIGAAQP